In the genome of Arachis hypogaea cultivar Tifrunner chromosome 9, arahy.Tifrunner.gnm2.J5K5, whole genome shotgun sequence, the window ACTGAGAAATTTGGAATTACCCTCCAAAAAGCTCAACCACTTAAAGTTTTTCCAATCAAAATAAGCAACTGATCAGTAATGTTTGTGCTGTGATGCTTGCATGTGGTgtgttattattcttaaaattatattcttttgattatatatatatatatgaagaagGATAAAGTCAgaattattcgctaattttaattatatttcctTCTACTTGATCTTAACCATTATTTCTTGATAGAGATGATAATTCAGTTGTTATAAGTTGGAAATGTAAAAGAATGATTTCAAACTTCAAAGTAGTATCTCGGGTTTTCATTAGAGCAACTCCAATGCTAAGAAATAGAGTTCCTCTTGTGACATATGGGGACTCAATTACCATTGGAGTGAAAAGAAAAGGAGAGCTCTTCACGTGGATCAAAGTTGAGAGTTCTTCTAAACAGGGACTTGCAACAACCAATAAAATCATGCCATAtggtaaattaataaaaaatataaaaaaatatattaaatatatattaaataattaaattataattaatttattaataattataataatttattatattaaatacttatatatctatttaattaattatttaataattagttatattaaattataattaatataaataattatgttaaatcaatatcaaatattatttatattgttatattaaatcataattaattaaatttattttacataaaaaataaatttaatttttacatattataaaataatttttagttagattatttatttttatttataaaatttaaaatactaaccaaatttaagttatttattttaatattttataatattaaattattttaaatttatagatttaaataatattattataaaaaataataattatattaattttaattactttaattaattaattaagtgggaccacaataggaactaaagttagttccttctaatggaaaagagagaaattttttgagttcctatttactggtAATGATGCAAAAGCTGATATAGAGTTACTTTTTGTGACAAGTGGGCCATAAATAAGGACTAGAATGAGTTCTCTACTGGAGATAGTCTTTTAAGTCTTGGTCAATAAAAATCCACCAACTTTAATTTACTATACAGGATTACATGCCCATGGGGCTACtcaataaaaatcctaaattggATTTAAGATAAACTGCTGAAATATTTCATTACCTGTTACAGCATGGACACTAAAATAATAATTGACTAGAGGTCCAGCTGTACCTATCTACATATACTAGTATGTCATTGTTGAATAAAACAGTGATGTTGGCCGGCCATGTATTGACTAATAAAATGAGCATGTGTTTGGATTAGTAGTTGCAAATGGATGTTAGTGTTTTATTAAACTTAGATTAATGTCAATATAATTTGTGTTTAGATCATTTTTacctatttttgacaaaaatgaATAATATTGTTAGTCAAAAATATGTTTATATGGGTAATTATTACTAAAAAGGATATAATggatatttatttcttttaatattacttttatattttatttttatgagttttaaataaaattagcgttattaaaaaaattacataaatatttatatatataaaagagtaagAACAGACTAAGAAAAAGAAATGGTATAACAAAGACAAAATGTACCCAAAGTAATGCAAAGGGTTGACAAATTGCAAGGAAGGGATATATAAGGCTTGACTAGTGAAATAAAGTTGACAAAAGATGAATGTAGAAGTAATATTTTGGTTGCTTTTGGAGAATGTGGATTTACACAATGGAATAGCAACCCAAACACATACTAACTAGTTTACTGAGAAAAGTAGTTTGCTTTCTTGCTTCTGTATCTATAATTACGGCTCATTAACTTCGTTCTTAGTTTTTTCATCTAAATACATTAAGAGAAATAAAATGATCAAACCAATATGCAAACATAACTACTTGCAATACATTatgggaaaaaaaaaattaagggcAAGACAGAGATATCGGATATGGTTTAATGACATTGCCCCTAAAGAAGTAAAGTAAAATCTATTGAGATAGGGGTAACTTGCCATAGCAGTGAATGGAAGATTTCCTTGAGAAAGAAGCATATTGGTGTGGATTATATCGGAAAAGGTTAAAAATCAGCCCACCAATTAAGCAGCACCACACATGTGATATGTCACGCCTCACCCCATATTGGAAAACATTTCAATTCACACCATTCAAAGTGGTTGATGAGCACAATCAAGGTTCAAGGCCAGGTCCACGGACAAGATGTTCCAATTTCAAATGCTTTGAATTATGGGACTTGTGTATGTATTAAAACATTTACAGTTTTACACGAACCTTATTCCCATGTAATTCTCTTCACATTAATATGATGTCAATATCAATGATATATGAAGCTATCGTTGTTGTTTTTCTCCCTAGCTTGGGGTATAAGTTACGCATGAATGAATATGAGATCATGAGGTTTGAAGCAACCACTTATGATTTATCAACATATTAAAGCAAGCACAAAATAAGGCTTTTGAAATCTAAAGTGAAGAAAACTGGAATGGCTATTTGGGTGTAAGTGCAACACTCGCTTCCGTCACTTGTGAGACTTGATCAGCTTTAGGAAGTTTCTTGTATTTGAAAGTATTCGCCTATTTGCGACCTCAGCACTTTCGTCTCTTGTCTTTTTTCTTTTAGATGATTTCATTCCGAGAGATTtggaatttcaaatttttaaaacacGGAATACTAACTAGAACATGGAATTACCATATAATCTAGTAAATCTACGACCAAAAAGCTACTTCAATGCAAGGATTCAAGGAACAAGATTTGCTCCTGATGCCAGCCGCTTCCCTTTCGAAGGGGGATTAAAAGTCAGAGTAATTGCTAAAAAAAAGATGAGGCCACCATTAAGGTTTTGATTAGCGTAGACTTTTAGGCACGACACATTATATTATGTTCACCAAACCTAAGCCCCTCATTGATTCCTTTTGATTGGAGTTGTTGGAATAGTTAAATtcctgaaaaataaaatatgtttctGGTGTGAATCAAGTGTGAGATACTAAATTCGTTTTCCACCATAATACTCATTCCCGCAAATTCTTTACCCGATATTTAAAAAAGACACATCCTGTTCTGACAACCACTATAAATTACATACTGGATTTAGCTGGCAAGTTTCTCCGAACTTTTGTTCCCTAGCCTTTGTTACACAGGGTTCTCATCCCACATCATCATCACCCTTCATTTGGAAGAACGCCAAAAAGTAGCAAGTAAAATCAAATAACAGTGCTAGAGGAAGAAGAGTATGATTGTAGGGCCAACCCGAAATTAAAAAACAAACTCGGACGAGATTTCACCATTTATCTCCTTCACAGATCTTTATACCTTAGTCAACAGCTGCCAAGAAACATATTGAACGTTCTACTCTcctccttttcatttttttttttctccttttctctTCAAGTTCGATCACaggataaaaatatataattgtaaACATAGTAACAGTAAGTCTTTCTACAACTAAACCGAACATTGGTAGATGAGTTTTCTGATGTTTCTTGGCCGTCCTAGTTACCTTCCACAATCGCCTAGTACTACGGGATCAACATTAGAAATACAACTTCTCGCCATGCAGAGCAGGAAGTGGGACAGTAGTTATAATTAACACACAGAACTTCTACCGTTAAAACGGTTAGTGATTACAAACAACATTGAGAAAGTAAATGGGATCAAGGTCGTCATATCAGTGGTTACCATCTTTGGGGATGTCATGTCTATCGGTAGTAAGCCTGCTGATAAGTTGGTGCCATAACATTTCCATAGCCACCATATGCAGGGTAGTTCATTGATGCAGCTGGGTATGAACCTGCCATAGCTGGTGCTGGCTCCGGTGAGTAAGCAGCATAGGGGGGGCTTCTGCTTCCGTACATGTGTGGTGGGGAAGGATATGCTGGAAGAGCAGCTGGGTATTGCCCGTGTGATGGAGACCTAACAAATGCCGGAGCAGCAGGGAAAGATGACACATATGCGTTGGTCAAACGGCCAGCCTTGGCAGGAGGCATTGGGCCACCATTGCTGTTGCTTGCTCTTGTTCTTTTGTTGGCAGGGACAACAACTGGTTTCCTCTTGTCCGTCTTGACCTTCTCCAACTGATCAAGTCGCTTCTTCAGATTTTCGGGAGGGAACTCATCCTCAAGTTTGTACTCCTCAATGCATTTAATCACAGCCCTGAGGGCAGATTGCTCTTTTCTTGCAGCTAGGGTCTGGGAAATTTATGAAGCACAGAGAAAGAAGTCAATTTAAATAGTGAACCTGCTTCAAATAAGTATAGAAAATATAACAAGGCATTTTTACCACTTGGAGCCCTTTCTTCCAACTAAATAAGAAAAAGCAGCACAAATGAATGAGAAGAATCAGAAATTAAATCAAtactgaataaaaatattaacacaCTGAACTCTGAAGGATTTAACAGTCCCTTCCCTTTTCTAAGATATGCATCTAATGCCGTCTTTCTAAACTTCATACTATATgcataaaagaaaaggaaaaattctGGACCTCTATCAATAACACCAGTGATCCAAAATCAAAAGATGTTGAAATCAGCAGAAAATTCAATGAGGAAAAAGACATGCTATTAACAGTGTACTAAACGACAGTTTGGTTTCAACTACATCAAACAAGCAgactacaaaaagaaaaaatatcagTAGGTTACTtaagaacataaaagtaaattacCGCAGCTCGGCCTGCATTATTAGGATCTTCCAATATAGATGATGCAACTTTCTTTGCATCCTTCAAATAAGATTTGAGTAGCGGAACAGGAGGGAACTTGTCCACAAGACCTACTTCATATGTAAAGTGCACTGCATCAAGCTGCTGGCCTTTGCTGATTAACTCTTCAATCATATCTGCAGTGCATATATCAACAAACATTAGAACTCAGTACCACATGCACTACAGACTATAGTTATGACCAATTGCCATTATGCACAAAACACAAGAGGCAGAAATTGAATAAGCTTAACCACTAGATAGCTTAACTAACAGCACCTTTTTATTTGTTCCCTTGCACACTGATTTAAACATCCTATGGCTAAAATCCGTGAGTCACTCCAAAAGTGAAAGAAAAAGGTTAACAATACTTAAAATCATGTTATTTAAAGACCTCCTAAATTAATATGGCGCCAAAACGAAAGAGATCAGCTACATGTCTTTCCCCTGAATGAGGAAGGAAGACCAGAAATCTGTGACAGAATAGTGGAGACACGCTGTAACTATCTTCTGAAAATCAAACTCAACTAAACAAATACAATATTGCTCACTGTGTAGTATCACTTGACATTTCTCTAGTCATCTTTcatcgagagagagagagagagagagagagagagtaccaGGCATTTCATCAGCAAGACCGAGGGAAAGAGCGAGCTTAGGCATCTGTTTCCTCCAGGCGGAGCCAATGACAAGCTTCCTGTACAAATCTAAATCATCCTTCTTGACAATCCCAAAGGTAACAAGGTGCTGCAAGAACGTGTGCACGTCAGGGGTCTTCACGTTCTCGATCCCTCCCCTCTCCTCAAGGCTCGCCTTCCAAGTCTCAGCGATCTCCTTCGCCCTCTCCTTCACTGCCGGCGTCACCATCAACCTCGACTTCCCTATCACAGGGTCCACCACCACCGGGATCAGCGACTCCAGCACCAGCACGCACGCCCAACCTAGGTCCCCGCTACCTACCTTCTCCCCTCCTCTCTTGTCCACAGGAAACACTTCCGATATCGCCTCCAGCACGAACTTCGCCGGATCCACACACTCCGACAGCGCCACCGGCATCTCCGACCTCAGCGCCTCCAGTTCCTTTTTCTTCCCGATCACGAACATCCAAAACCCTACCGCATCCATTCTCAGGCAGAATGACTTCAGCTTCAGCACTAGGCCCTCGCCATTGTCCACCTCACCATCGCCGGCGGCGGAGTCGCCACAGTCAGAGTCGGTAAGAGCGGAGAGCGCAGCGGTCCGGTTGTTGTCGAGTTTGCGGAGGGCGATCTGGACGCTTCCCTCGATGGAGGACTCGCGGTGGTCAAGGAGTTTTAGGGACTGAGCGGTGTGGTTGTCGAAGGTGCGAATCTTGAGCTTGAGTGCTTCTGATTTGCTGACTAGGTCCTTCTCAAGTGAGGAGAAGTGGTCGGAGAGCTCCTTCCAGAGGAGTGTGCAGCTGGTCATAAGTGAGGTCTGACGCTGGAACTCGTCGAAGCTCGGCGGAGGAGCAACCTCGCTCAGCTCGCCGGGATCGGGGATGGACCCCATGGCCGTGGTAGTTGTTTCTGCGCTTTGTGACTTACTGTGGAAACCCTAATTGGAGTCGCTGAAacaggaagaaggagaagaagaagaagaagaagaagagaagacgAGCGACGAAAGAGAAAAGAAGtgacagagagagaaagagtaaaggtatgaattagagagagagagagaaatagggGAACAACGAAGGTTGGTGACGTGGACGGAAGAGACGGGGACACGTGGTTATGTGTCCTGAGAAAGGTAGTTGAGGGGCGGTGCTAGAATGCGCGGCTAGTGCGCAGTGGAGACCTTGGTGTACAGTCCGAGTCTAGGTAAGTAGAGGGGTGGTGCATCAGGGGTGTTCGGTTTGCGatttttggtttggttcggaATCTTGATAAAAACTCATTCGAtctaatgatatttttattatgcGGTTTAGTTTGATCCGGTTTTCTAACGAGATTATTCGAATCAATTCAAGTCTATTAATATCGGTTCGATTTTTcgatttttcaattaatttaaaaaaaaagtttaaaaattacaAGAAGTGTTAGAGCCAACACTGAAGTAGAAAAAAATAGTAAAGTACTAAAGTGTAAGCCACTAACAGATACTTATCTGTACACTTCCATTAAATATTCCTAATTTCATGTACTAATTGGAATTAGAATTCAGTTCCAAAAGAAACTAATaacacataaaaatataatatttttaaatgtaGTACTTATGATTTATTAGTagttattatttatgtattttatagTCTTTCAAATTGCAGTATTTTatatcatttaaaaataaaatataaaaatttttgttgaaaattgtataatttttcatttttatcattaGTAATAAAATATTGTGAAGGCTGTGATATTCATGACAAATCAGTATCTTTTTCGGTCAAAATCAAGTTCATTTAATCTTAAAAATGAGTAACGACTGAAAGCTGATGGTGAAGTAAAATACATTTTAGAAGGAGAGAAGAGATAAGAGCCAAAATCATTCctctaaaaaatttataaaaaaatagtataataatacataatcaaaatatataacatcttaataatacaaaaagaaaaatgttaatcCATTAATGCCagcataaaaataataacaaacaatCAACTAAAAGGTGAAAATATATGATCTAACATTCTCTGTCGATATATATACTTTATGAGAACCAAGTATATTGGTCCGTGTCTAACCAATAAccagcagaagcagaagcaaaaaTATCAATACGTTGAACagaaaaaatcaagaaaaaaaatgaggaaAAAAGTATTGTCTAAGAAAAATACTTGACCATGAGTTATCCTGTTTATCATTGCAATATAAACTTAGTGATGGCCTGATGGGATCAGGGATTTATCAATATAaaatgagttaatagtcaaaatcgttcCTAAAAGATACCTTGATCTCCATATGAATCCTCGAATGATAAAGTTAATTAAAATCGTCCCCGAAAGATGACGGACATGACCACGTTAGTCCTTCCATCAATTTGTCCGCTGAGCTGGCTAACGTTGGGTGATGTGTTATGTTAAGTG includes:
- the LOC112711786 gene encoding FRIGIDA-like protein 4a encodes the protein MGSIPDPGELSEVAPPPSFDEFQRQTSLMTSCTLLWKELSDHFSSLEKDLVSKSEALKLKIRTFDNHTAQSLKLLDHRESSIEGSVQIALRKLDNNRTAALSALTDSDCGDSAAGDGEVDNGEGLVLKLKSFCLRMDAVGFWMFVIGKKKELEALRSEMPVALSECVDPAKFVLEAISEVFPVDKRGGEKVGSGDLGWACVLVLESLIPVVVDPVIGKSRLMVTPAVKERAKEIAETWKASLEERGGIENVKTPDVHTFLQHLVTFGIVKKDDLDLYRKLVIGSAWRKQMPKLALSLGLADEMPDMIEELISKGQQLDAVHFTYEVGLVDKFPPVPLLKSYLKDAKKVASSILEDPNNAGRAATLAARKEQSALRAVIKCIEEYKLEDEFPPENLKKRLDQLEKVKTDKRKPVVVPANKRTRASNSNGGPMPPAKAGRLTNAYVSSFPAAPAFVRSPSHGQYPAALPAYPSPPHMYGSRSPPYAAYSPEPAPAMAGSYPAASMNYPAYGGYGNVMAPTYQQAYYR